Genomic window (uncultured Fusobacterium sp.):
CTCAATAATCTATTCAAACTTGGCAGCAATAATAGTTTCATTAACATTGATTCCAATGCTTTCAAGTAGATTCTTAACAAATAAAACTGACGTAACTAAAGAAGGAAAAATCTTTGGGGCAGTTAAAGCTAAATACCTAAAACTTATTAACTGGGCTATAACTCATAGAGGAAAAACAATGCTTATAACAATAGCTATATTTATCTTCTCTATGGTAACTGTGCCTAGATTCTTAAAACTTGAATTTATGCCAAAACAAGACCAAGGTAGATATTCAATAGTTGCTGAATTAGGAAATGGATTAGATCTTGAAAAAGCAAAAGCAACAGCTAAAGAGATAGAAGATATAGTTGTAAAAGATCCTAATACAAAGAGTTATTTCGTTATTATTCAAAAAGATAGTTTCTCAGTAAACGTAGATATTGGTAAAAAAGATGAAAGAGATATATCAGTATTTGATATAATCAATGATTTAAGACCAGTTGTAGAAAAAATTCCAGGAGTAAGAACAAACCTATCTGAAAACTTTGCAATGGGAGCACAACAAAGAGATGTTCAATTGGATATAGTTGGAGCTAACTTAGAAGAGGTTAAAGAGATTGGTAAGAAAGTTCTTGATGGTATCAGCCAATATCCAGGAGCAGTTGACGTAAAATCAACACTAGATCCAGGTAGTACAGAAGCTAGAGTAGTTTTAAACAGAGATAAAATTAAAAGTTATGGTATAAATCCAACAACTATAGCTCAAACACTAAACTACTTCATACTTGGAGGAGATAGAGGAGATACAGTTACAGTTAAAACTGGAGTTGAAGAAATAGATGTATATGTAAGACTTCCAAAAGAAAAGAGAAGTGATATCTCAATTCTTCAAAACTTAAATATTAAGATAGCTGATAATAAATTTATAAAACTTTCAGACGTAGCTGATATAGTAATGGCTGAAGGATCAACAGAATTAAATAAAACAGATAGAATTTATAGTGTAAGTATCTCTGCAAATGATGGTGGAGTAGGTATGAAAGCTATTCAAGATAAGATGGTAGAAGCATACAATAATAGTAACCCACCAGAATCAGTAGCATATAGATGGGGAGGAAGTTCTGAAAACCTAAGTGATTCAACAAGTCAATTAGGTATGGCTTTAGGAATCTCAATCTTCTTGATCTATGCATTACTTGCTGCACAATTTGAAAACTTTGTACTTCCAGTAATTATAATAGGATCTATACCATTAGCACTAATTGGAATTGTATGGGGACTATTTATAATGGGACAACCTATAGATATCATGGTTATGATAGGATTGATACTACTTGCAGGGGTTGTTGTAAACAATGCCATCGTACTTATTGACTTCATTAAGATGACTAGAGAAAGAGGAAGCGAAAGAACAGAAGCAGTTGTAGAATCTTGTAGAACAAGATTGAGACCTATCTTAATGACAACAATGACAACAGTATTAGGAATGTTGCCACTTGCATTAGGAATAGGAGAAGGAGCAGAAATTTATAGAGGAATGGCGATAACAGTTATGTTTGGACTTTCATTCTCAACACTTTTAACATTGGTTGTAATACCTATTTTATATACATTGATAGAAGATATGAATAATGCTATTTTAAGATTCTTGAAAAAAATATATAATGGTATTATGAACATGTTACCTAAAAAATTAAGTGGAAGAGAGTAAAAGGGGGACTTAGCATGACTGATGGACACTATAATTACAAAATGATATTTATTAATATCAATGAATCTCAAAAAACAAGATTAGAAGATTTCTTTGATGAGATTAAATTCTACTACTATACTGTTCAAAAAAAAGTAGAGAGTGTATGGGATGCTAAAATAAAACATAAAAATTCATTGACTTGGCCAGGAACAGATTGTGTATTTATTTTAACTGTACCAGAAAAAAATCTAGATAAAATGCTAAAACACTTAAAAACTTTTAGAATGTCTCTACCTCAAGGAATTGTTATGACAGCTGGAGTGATTCCTGTTG
Coding sequences:
- a CDS encoding efflux RND transporter permease subunit, yielding MTLAGLSIRRPVATTMVMISVMFIGLMAMFSMKSELLPNMDIPVVTVSTTWNGAVTEDVETQVTKKIEEILPNVEGIDKIESTSAYGRSQIIVKFDYGIDADDKVTEIQRELSKIANDLPSDADTPIAKKVEAGAGNITMVIMMSAPNKQELSSFVEEYLKPKFESLPGIGQVQVFGNPDKQVQIQVDSDKLATYNMSPMELYNMIRMSSLNVPLGTIGTGNKDIIVRFMGELNYIDTFEDMILHSNGNTLRVKDVADVVLTTEDPSDISYLSGDESIAVVVEKSSDGSTIELNKRATEALESLRSIMPPETKYEVLLDTSEDINKSISNVSSTAVQGLILATLVLLFFLKNVRATLLVSTALPVAVIFTFAFLALNGTSLNLISLMGLSIGVGMLTDNSVVVVDNIYRHMTELKSPVMEASDNGTTEVAMSVIASALTTMVVFIPILFIPGIAREIFRDLAYSIIYSNLAAIIVSLTLIPMLSSRFLTNKTDVTKEGKIFGAVKAKYLKLINWAITHRGKTMLITIAIFIFSMVTVPRFLKLEFMPKQDQGRYSIVAELGNGLDLEKAKATAKEIEDIVVKDPNTKSYFVIIQKDSFSVNVDIGKKDERDISVFDIINDLRPVVEKIPGVRTNLSENFAMGAQQRDVQLDIVGANLEEVKEIGKKVLDGISQYPGAVDVKSTLDPGSTEARVVLNRDKIKSYGINPTTIAQTLNYFILGGDRGDTVTVKTGVEEIDVYVRLPKEKRSDISILQNLNIKIADNKFIKLSDVADIVMAEGSTELNKTDRIYSVSISANDGGVGMKAIQDKMVEAYNNSNPPESVAYRWGGSSENLSDSTSQLGMALGISIFLIYALLAAQFENFVLPVIIIGSIPLALIGIVWGLFIMGQPIDIMVMIGLILLAGVVVNNAIVLIDFIKMTRERGSERTEAVVESCRTRLRPILMTTMTTVLGMLPLALGIGEGAEIYRGMAITVMFGLSFSTLLTLVVIPILYTLIEDMNNAILRFLKKIYNGIMNMLPKKLSGRE
- a CDS encoding PG0541 family transporter-associated protein, producing MTDGHYNYKMIFININESQKTRLEDFFDEIKFYYYTVQKKVESVWDAKIKHKNSLTWPGTDCVFILTVPEKNLDKMLKHLKTFRMSLPQGIVMTAGVIPVDRIIIDFMNEDIIPDEEMLKKLKKKHGVN